The following coding sequences are from one Candidatus Dependentiae bacterium window:
- a CDS encoding ribosome-binding factor A — MNPSNVSQIKRSQKESLLLREISRLLHQLSLEDTELAGLFVNRVELSKNKGICLVYFYDPKGIESWKAKKSRLILYKPSLRKGIASALDALYTPEIKFTYDEQFEKQQRIESIIEQVKKDFNKNSTEE, encoded by the coding sequence ATGAACCCATCAAACGTTTCACAAATTAAACGATCTCAAAAAGAATCGTTACTTTTACGAGAAATTTCTAGATTGCTTCACCAGTTGTCTTTAGAAGATACTGAACTTGCAGGGCTTTTTGTTAATCGCGTTGAGCTATCAAAAAACAAAGGAATTTGCCTTGTATACTTTTATGACCCAAAAGGCATAGAATCATGGAAAGCAAAAAAAAGTCGCTTGATTTTATACAAGCCATCTTTGCGCAAAGGTATCGCTTCGGCACTAGATGCTCTTTACACACCAGAAATTAAATTCACTTATGATGAGCAATTTGAAAAACAACAGCGCATTGAATCAATCATAGAACAAGTCAAAAAAGATTTTAATAAAAATTCCACCGAAGAGTAG
- the rpsU gene encoding 30S ribosomal protein S21: MSKKQANIKVLVTSNIDRALRQLKKKIEREGVVRDMKRVVYFESPTQKKRKRLIRAIKQNLMILASRGELFIKK, from the coding sequence ATGTCTAAAAAACAGGCAAACATTAAAGTTCTGGTTACCAGCAACATTGATCGAGCTCTACGTCAGCTCAAAAAGAAAATTGAGCGTGAAGGCGTTGTTCGTGATATGAAACGTGTTGTGTACTTTGAATCACCAACACAAAAAAAACGTAAACGTCTTATCAGAGCGATCAAGCAAAATCTAATGATTCTTGCAAGTCGCGGTGAATTGTTTATCAAAAAATAA